One stretch of Brachyhypopomus gauderio isolate BG-103 chromosome 8, BGAUD_0.2, whole genome shotgun sequence DNA includes these proteins:
- the ddit3 gene encoding DNA damage-inducible transcript 3 protein: MTAEWLYPPGVGPLCGAELEAWYEDLQDILGSDAGGAKHTRAPPCAEKEPEFLDVLESCSLTWLTEGQVWGEGVQRVMEEHPPPLPSHPPAAGLSPPVQEERRGSGEAGSSGGGDLLPPEFFELLSEGGVGLVETGAVMVTGGYHHHHHPPHPSPASPAASEEELPTVPDSSSCSSSSASQSPSLNCSPPSSPPLSSPASASSRLGKRKRGGALGSPSSGKKSRKEREQENERKVQELTDQNERLKAEIERLGEEVQRTRRALIERLVNTRK; the protein is encoded by the exons ATGACTGCGGAGTGGCTGTACCCCCCTGGCGTGGGGCCGCTGTGTGGTGCAGAGTTGGAGGCGTGGTATGAGGACCTGCAGGATATACTGGGCTCCGATGCAGGTGGGGCCAAGCACACACGTGCCCCGCCCTGCGCCGAG AAGGAGCCGGAGTTCCTGGACGTTCTGGAAAGCTGCTCCCTCACCTGGCTGACGGAGGGtcaggtgtggggggagggggtgcagCGTGTGATGGAGGagcacccaccaccactccccagCCACCCCCCGGCTGCCGGCCTCAGCCCCCCGGTGCAGGAGGAGAGGCGCGGGTCAGGGGAGGCGGGGAGCTCGGGTGGCGGAGACCTGCTCCCCCCGGAGTTCTTCGAGCTCCTAAGCGAGGGAGGAGTCGGTCTGGTGGAGACCGGCGCTGTCATGGTCACGGGCggctaccaccaccaccaccaccccccgcACCCCTCACCCGCCTCCCCGGCCGCCAGCGAGGAGGAGCTGCCCACCGTCCCGGACTCCTCGTCCTGCTCATCGTCCTCGGCCTCCCAGTCGCCGTCCCTCAACTGCTCGCCCCCGTCCTCGCCTCCCCTGTCCTCGCCGGCCTCCGCGTCCTCCCGCCTGGGCAAGCGGAAAAGGGGCGGCGCCCTCGGCTCGCCCTCCTCGGGGAAGAAGAGCCGCAAAGAGCGGGAGCAGGAGAACGAGCGCAAGGTGCAGGAGCTGACGGACCAGAACGAGCGGCTCAAGGCCGAGATCGAGCGGCTGGGCGAGGAGGTCCAGCGGACGCGGCGGGCGCTCATCGAGAGGCTCGTCAACACCAGGAAGTGA